The following DNA comes from Kluyveromyces lactis strain NRRL Y-1140 chromosome E complete sequence.
CCGAGTTTAGTATCCCATTCTGTAAGACCAATTGCGGTGAGCAAGTTTTACTCGGCCAGAACTTTATCTGAATGGCTTCTTCTACATGCGTAAAATAGTGTAGCTTCTAAAATGAACTTGCGTCCATGTAGGACTAATTGGGCATTCTcagatattttttttacctaACATTGATCGAAGAAAGCCAATAAACGATGGTATATATACCCTGCAATACAAGGCATGTTTCTATACCACAACGTAACCGAATAgtacttttttttgcaaATTCTGAAAGTGCTACAAGTTTTGCTATATTACCTGCGTGGAAAGACCATAGCTAAAGAATAATAATTATTCATTTCACTCATTTAATAACTACTGTGCACAATATGAAAATTGCCATCACTTCATCTGTTTTCGCGGTTTCGTTCTTTGCTCGGTTAATTACTGCTGCTTCGGCAACATTTAGCTTGAAAGTGGATGCACCAGACACTAAAGTCGATGGTTTCAATGTTTACCTTGACTCTGATTACAGAGTCATGTTAGCAAAAACTGATCAATCTCTCAGTGCCACGATCCAGGATGATGGTACATTGTTATTGGACGATGGTAAAACTATGGGTATCGGCAGAAATTATTTATCTGCAAAAGCCATATCTAGCGCTTGGATTGTGGCTGAACCATGGGCAATTGAAGGAGGTAAGCTAACGTTGTATGGTGGCAACTTCCACTCTGTCTACTCCCGTTCTGATGATGTATATGTGTTAGGTTCCAGTAATGCTGCTGCTGGTCGTCCTGACATGATTGAAGTCAATATCATCCCATTAAACTCTGAGGGTAATGTTGTGGCAGACTACTCTGCTGGATCAGTGTCCTCTTCTTTAgcagcttcttcagcaACCACt
Coding sequences within:
- a CDS encoding uncharacterized protein (no similarity) — translated: MKIAITSSVFAVSFFARLITAASATFSLKVDAPDTKVDGFNVYLDSDYRVMLAKTDQSLSATIQDDGTLLLDDGKTMGIGRNYLSAKAISSAWIVAEPWAIEGGKLTLYGGNFHSVYSRSDDVYVLGSSNAAAGRPDMIEVNIIPLNSEGNVVADYSAGSVSSSLAASSATTVSSFLSSTTSVITSSESTSEQSSSEVVKSTFYSSSSSSSSSSFSPSSSSTYISSESHSEQNNSKVVKPTSNSPESYSQSATSDEAASSTEVTTTTGTFETRTEMNTAEKPSTISKSTATFNGTTSFEAIYSGAALRNGLDFSAVLLVAYALV